A stretch of DNA from Tribolium castaneum strain GA2 chromosome 7, icTriCast1.1, whole genome shotgun sequence:
ATCCAGGCTTCCATGAAGCCATAGGCGATACCATCGCCTTGTCGGTTTCCACGCCAaaacatttggaaaaaatcaatcTTTTGAAAAACTATAACAACAGTTATGAGTCCTCGATCAATACACTTATGGACATGGCGTTGCAAAAAATCGCCTTTTTGCCCTTTGGACTACTGATTGATAAGTGGAGATGGGATGTTTTCAGCGGAGCTGTGAAACCAGAACAGTGGAACGCACACTGGTGGGAGTACAGGAAAAAGTACCAGAAAATCAAACCGCCGGTAGCAAGGAGTGAGGAGGATTTTGATCCCGGTGCTAAGTTCCACGTGGCTGGAGACTCGGAATATATAGCGTAAAAATTGTCCCAAAAAATTGtgcaattaaacaaatttgtttttttagttattttgtgGCCCATACTTTGCAGTTtcaattttacaaaagtttGTGTGTGGAAGCTGGGGAATATAATCCAGATGATAAGAATGTGCCGTTACATAATTGCGATTTTTACGAATCTAAAGCAGCAGGAGATAAATTAAGGTTGTGGGGTCTAGTGCTTTTAaagtttggtaattttttgttttagggAAGGTTTGTCGCTCGGTTCTAGCAAACACTGGAGTGAGGTTTTGGAAGTTATGACTGGGAGTAGAAAGTTGGATGCTTCGGCTGTTTTGGAGTACTTTGAACCGTtgtataagtttttaaaagagaaaaattcgaaataaaaaatgtgttaatttGTCGTAATTTCccgtcttttttttatttctagaaaaattaagatagacaCTGCTAATTACtagtgtttcaaaaaaactgtttttcaaaaacaattactcctaatTTTTGAGACCTTGCCAATGCTACACCTACTAGATTAAATTAgcatagtatttttttttcacttaaaaaaaataaaataaacacagtgcaaattttatttctgttgtCGGTGTGTGACATGCACAAACGGCTTATGCGTGTGCCCTCTAAACTTATCATACTTTGCCATTTCCAACTTAGTATCAGTTTTGGGAATTGTCACCCTTCCCATGTAACTATGAATGGGCGGATACATCAATCTCTCACAATATTCATTATGCGTATCTGCCAACAACTGATTTTCGTCACTTAGACAGTTTTTCTCCCTCATCAAAGTATAATGAACACCAAAAGCCTGCCCCAGCCTTTGCCAAAACAGCTCCATCTCAGGCCTAACCCCTTCAATCTCCTCCGCATCATCCCTATCAATAATATCTGCAATTTCCGGAAGATTTGTTGTGGTGCGCGGAAACGGCAGAATTTTCTCCTTCTGTGTCTCAAGTTTCCGGCAAACTGCAGCCAAAGTAAGAATCATTTCTCCCCTCTTATTCAAATGCTCTAAACAATCGAAGGCTTTGGCTGCGTTTTCGCTCAAAAGGGCAAGTTTGCCGAAATCGTCCTTCTTGTCATTTTCCAATTTCGTTTTAAGCGTCATAAAACTGTTAGAAAAATAGTTTCTTTCAGCCTGCAAATCGGACAATCTGCTACCATCAATCTGCTTCATGTCGGTGTACTTTTGGCGGAGTTGGCGAATCCGATCGTAACATTTCTTAATGTTGTTGAATTGTTGGGCGATTAGTTCCTGGATTGAATCGTCTTGATCCTTCAGCAAATTGTGCTCCTTTTTGCGCTCTCTAATCTGCTTGTTGTAGTTTTTGATAAAGCGTTTCATGTCTTCGAACATGTTCTGGTATTTGCGCTCAAGTGTGGCTCGCAACCTTTGCAAAAGTAGCTGGTTTTTCACTTCAACTTCGTCCAGTCTGGAGAAATATTCCCCTTTTTTCAGCCGGTTGTGTTCCCGGCGTTCCAGCTCGAGCTGGTGAAGCATCGTTTTCAGATAATCAAAATTCTCGTTGTACAGCTCTCTAGCGTCTTGAAACTCGTTTTCGCACCGTTCTTGCATCAATTTGCACTATTGAAATAATTGGGAataagctttgatttttttgatttaaataatgCTGACTCGGCTATTTTGACTTACTTCCGATTCAAAATCGGCTTGAAGCTCCTCCAACCTGTCGTGAAACAGCCACATCAGCTTTTCCATATTTTCGGAATGCGCCCGAAAATTGAGCATATACTGCTCCTCCGAGTCCCTCAACTCGTCCATCAGCAAGGAGATGGTAAAGTCCTTGCAGTCAACAACTCGCTCAAAATTATGCCACGCAAACTCCAACTCTTGCCGCATTCGCGGAAGAGCGACTTTAATGAGCATTTCCCTCCAATTTTTCTCGTATTTCTTGATAGTGAGTTGTCCATAATTCACTTCACGGGCCAGATGGTCCCTCTTGAGCTGCTTCTTCTTCTCAGCCAAGCGCTGTTTCTTCTCAAGCTTCTTCTGTTTTCTCAGCTCCCTCTTCTCTTCGGCGGTGAGATGACGGTGCTTTTTTGGCggcattttgtcaaaaaatcacagCCTGCTATGTGTGTCACGCTAAATCTAATCGAAGGTTGGGGTTTAATCTTTTGAAGCAGAACGATTTTGCAGTAATGTGGGTCAAGCACCTCTTTAGCCTTCGAGTTAAATAACAATATTGAACTGACTTCCAGACTTGTGTGCCTCCGTTAAGCGAAGTAATGGCAACGAAGGCCAGCTTATTTTACTATTTAGCAACTTGGAGTAAATTGATACGTTTATTGTCttcatgttttaatttggCCGGTTGGGCTTAAGTGAGTCTAAAATATGGAAATTTGGAGAATGCGAGATAATCGCTTCCTCTCATTAAAACTCGAGAGAAATAAGAGTAAACATCATCGGAAGAGAGCTAATCTACGGGACCATGAAACTTAATTAAATGTCTTCATCTCTGTATTCTGCACTGCTGCAAATATAACACATACACGGTAATTCCAAGCCAGTTCACATTGCTGCCAGTAACTCAATGGATTAGATTAAGTGGCAAATTTATTGGTGATTTTGAAATTGTTCGAAAAAACGCGCGAAATGACGTACGAggtaagatttttttgtagaaaaaatttaatttcaaaaaaacttttttttgttataaacactattctccgatagcaacgtgttttaaattaaaatgttccaacaaaaaatattttgaataacactcgcatacgctcgttgcataagaCAGCCCTGGAACTtgagtttgtgttttttggaa
This window harbors:
- the LOC658129 gene encoding dynein regulatory complex subunit 2 — its product is MPPKKHRHLTAEEKRELRKQKKLEKKQRLAEKKKQLKRDHLAREVNYGQLTIKKYEKNWREMLIKVALPRMRQELEFAWHNFERVVDCKDFTISLLMDELRDSEEQYMLNFRAHSENMEKLMWLFHDRLEELQADFESECKLMQERCENEFQDARELYNENFDYLKTMLHQLELERREHNRLKKGEYFSRLDEVEVKNQLLLQRLRATLERKYQNMFEDMKRFIKNYNKQIRERKKEHNLLKDQDDSIQELIAQQFNNIKKCYDRIRQLRQKYTDMKQIDGSRLSDLQAERNYFSNSFMTLKTKLENDKKDDFGKLALLSENAAKAFDCLEHLNKRGEMILTLAAVCRKLETQKEKILPFPRTTTNLPEIADIIDRDDAEEIEGVRPEMELFWQRLGQAFGVHYTLMREKNCLSDENQLLADTHNEYCERLMYPPIHSYMGRVTIPKTDTKLEMAKYDKFRGHTHKPFVHVTHRQQK